CCGCCTGCAAGATAGCGTCCTTGTTGGGAAAATGGCGAAAAAGCGCGCCCTGGGTAAGGCCCATGCGGCGGGCGATGGCGGCGGTGGTGATGTCGCTGGGATTCTGCTCGGCGGCCAGTTCGATGACCGTCTCGACGGTCAGCTCGCGGCGTTCTTCTGCCGGCAGATGTTTGCTGTTCGCGGTCACGGGGACCTCCAAAGTAAGTAATCGATTACTTACTTTATTCCAGGCCGGGGGTTTTTGTCAAGGGGATGCCTTCGTCCGCGATAAGGTTGCCGGAACGGTCCTTTTCTTGCATAATAATCGAAAATCTTTTGGCTTTTTTTACAGGTTTTAGCATGTCTCTGATCGAATTCGTCGCCGTCGTCGAAGTTTTGATCGGGGCGGGTGTCATGCTCGCCGCGATCCTGCGTAGTCTGCGCATCCGTGCCCGGGTTCCCGATTCGTTGCGGGGCCGGTGGCTGCTGACGGTCGTGCTGATGTTCTGTTTTTTCGGCGGCTATCTTCTCTTTGTCGGCAGTCTTGCGGCGGGGGGGCGGCTGCCTCTGGAGCTGGTGACCGGGACGGTTTTTCTCGGCGGGGCGGTCTTCGTCATCATTTTTGTCCATATTTCCGACATCACCCTGCGCGAAACGCGGAAAAAGGGGGAGGACCTCGAAAAGGAAATCGCCGAACGAGACCGGCGTGAAGGGGAAAAACTCCGTTATCAAGAAGGTTTTGAAGTGCTCGACCGCTGTACCCGGCGGCTCATCGCCACTGCCGCCGATCGGGACGTTTTTTTGCGCACCCTCTGCGAAGGCTTGCGTGAGCTGGCTCATGCCGATCTGGCCATCGTTCCCCTTGACGACGGCAACGACGAAACCTTTACCTATCAGGCCGCCTGCGGGCGCAACGCGGAGATGGTGCTGCATCGCACCATGCCGAAGAACGACGGCGGGCTCTGCGGCTGGGTGTTCCATCACGCCGAAACCCTCTGCATTCCCGATTTGCACCATGACTTTCGGGTGAAACAGGACGTTGCCCGGGCGCTGGGCGTGACCACGGGGGTGACCGCCCCGCTTTTTCGCGGCGAGCAGGTCGCCGGCGGGCTTTCGGCCTTTCGCGCGGGAGACCCGTTTGATCAGGTCGATGCCGAGCTGTTGACCCTCTTCAGCCAGCGTGTCTCCATTGCTTTCGCCAACATGAAACTGCTGGAGGATCTGGAACAGCGGGTCATCGCGCGCACCGCCCAGTTGCGGGAGAATCAGGCACGCCTGACGCACCTGGCCCATCATGATCCCCTGACCGATCTGCCCAATCGTCTGCTCTTCGAGGATCGCCTCAAGCAGGCCATCGCCAAGGCGCGGAGAGCGCAAGAGACGGCGGCGCTGCTCTTTTTCGATCTCGATCGTTTCAAGGAGATCAACGATTCCCTGGGGCATTCGGTCGGCGACCTGGTCTTGTGCGAGGTGGGTCGGCGGCTGCGCAACCTGGTGCGCGAGTCGGACACCGTCGCCCGCCTCGGCGGCGATGAGTTCGTCATCATTCTCGAACAGGTCGACGGCGAAGAGGGAGTGGCGGAGGTGGCGCGCAAGGTCATCCAGGCCATGGCTCTTCCCCTGTCCGTCGCTGGCCGGGAAATTGCCCTCACCGGCAGCATCGGTATCAGCCTCTATCCCGATGACGGTGCCGATGTCGACGCTCTGATGAAGACGGCCGATGATGCCATGTACCGGGCGAAAGCGCTGGGACGCAACAACTTTCAGTTTTACCGCCGCAAATCCCCGGTCTAGAATCCGCCTCGCTTCCCCATCTTTCCCCTACGATCAGGGAGGTTTCACCCTTCCTGGTCGCTCCCCATCTTTTCCAGATAATCTTTCAACACCACGGCCTGATTGTGCGTCTCGTCCCGCGCGGCGAAGAGCAAAGTCACGGGAGTTTTCCGCGCCTGTTCCCGCAGTTGTTCGACCAGTTCAGGCTGTTGGTCGAGTTCGGCGATGTAGCGACGGCGGAATTCCTGCCAGCGTTCGGGCACATGGCCGAACCAGCGGCGCAGGCCGGGGCTGGGGGCGATCTCCTTCAGCCAGAGGTCACAGGCGAGCTTTTCCTTGGCCAGGCCCCGGGGCCAGAGCCGATCGACCAGCACGCGGAAACCATCGGCGGCGGCGGGGGCATCATAGACGCGACGGAGGTGGATGGGATGCATGGCACTTGCTCCTTTCTTCCCTGCCGGTTTCTTTGCAGCTTACCTTGCGAATTCCCCCGGTCAAGGCGACTTGGATCTCAGAGCCAGTACCTTGGATAACGACGATGGTAAACGACGTTGCTGGTGACGAGGACGACGGCGAGCAGGATCAGGGCTCCCGTCAACACCGGAACGAAGATATAGCTCCAGCCGGCGGCGCCCTGCACGCCGATCAGGGCGGTGGCGCCGCCGGGCGGGTGGGTGGTGTGGGTCACATTCATGAAGAAGATGGCCAACCCGACCGCCAGCGCCATGGTCAAGGGACTGGAGCCGAAGAGGGCGACGAGCACGATGGCGACGGCGGCCGAGATGAGATGGCCGCCGATGAGGTTGCGGGGCTGGGTCAGGGGGGAGTCGGGGGTGCCGAAAAGAAGGACCGCCGAGGCGCCGAAGGAGCCGATCAGCAGGGGATGACCGAAGAGTTCGGTGACGGCGGCGATGGCGAGAATGCCGAGGGTGCCGCTGACAAAGCTCCAGAAGGCGAAGCGCGCCGAGAGCGGCGGACGCGACACCCACAACGGCGCCCGGCAGCGGCGGGGCAGCCGGATCAGTCGCCGGCGGATGGCGACATGGCGGCGCCAGAGGATTTGCATGTGTCTGCGGGTCACGCGGGGAGCTCCTTTGAGCGGGGGCGGGGGCGATTCATGCCATGTCATCTTCGCCGATTCCTTGACCCAGGTCATTTTTGTGCAATTCTAACAGCAGTAGGATGCTGCAATTCCGCAGTGGTTGAGTCAAACCGATTAAATGACAAGGAGGAAAAACATGAAGCATCGCACTATCATTCCGGTCGTCGCGACGCTGCTGCTGGCGCTGCTGGCCGCCGGCTGCACCAAGCGCGACGAAGCCAAGACAGCCGCTCCGGCTGCGACCGAAACCCAGGTGGCCGCAACCCCGGCCGAACCGGCCCCCAAGGTCGCCCCTTCGCCACAACTGGTGGTGGAGAATCTCGACCTCGCCGCCTGGAAGAAGGACCATCCCGCCCAATACCAGGGCTGGGAAGCGACCGCCGAGCCCAACCCGGTAGGTAAAAGCAAGTACAAGCGCGGCTTCGACACCGACGGCATCATTTACGACAAGATCGACGAATATCCCTACCTGGCGGTGCTGCTCAACGGCATCGGCTACGGTTTCGAGTTTACCGAGCCGCGCGGCCACGCCTACATGATCCAAGACCAGCTCCATGTCGATCCGGCCCGGGTCAAGGCGGGCGGCTCTTGCCTGAGCTGCAAGACCCCCTACGCCCAGGTTCTCCAGGAGACGTTGGGAGAGGATTACTTCAAGCAGTCCTTCGCCGAGGTGCGCGGCCGGATTCCCGAAGCCGATCAGCTGCAGGGCGTGGCCTGTGTCGACTGCCACCGGAGCAGCGCCGATCCCGCCTTGCGGCTGGCCCGCGATTTCACCCTGGGTCAGGGGCTGAAGGCCATCGGCAAGGATCAGGCCGCCCTCACCGACCAGGACCTGCGCAGCCTGGTCTGCGCCCAGTGTCATGTAACCTACAGTATGACCAAGGATGCCGAAATGAAAACCACCGGCGTGATCTTTCCCTGGCAGGGAAGCAGCTGGGGGGGCATCAGCATCGAAAATATCATCGCCCAGCTCCGCTCTGACCCGGCTTACGCCGAATGGACCCAGACCGTGACCGGGTTCAAGCTCGGCATCGTCCGTCACGCCGAATTCGAGGTTTTCAGCAAGGGCAGCCCCCACTGGGAAGCCGGAGTCGCCTGCGCCGATTGCCACATGCCTGCCGAGGAGCGGGACGGCAAGACCGTCTCCGACCACCGCATCATGAGCCCGCTGAAAAACGATCTCAAGGCCTGCGCCCAGTGTCATGAGGAAAGTCCGGAAGAACTGCGCGCCAAGGTCATCGCCATTCAGGACGAAGCCGCCTCCCGGTTGATCCGCGCCGGCTACGCCACGGCCGGGGTGGCCAAGCTCTTCGAACGGGCCAACGCGGCCCAGGCCGAGGGCAAGACCCTCGACGCAGCCCTCTACGCCCAGGCCCGTACGGCCTACGAAGACGCCCTCTACCGGGTGCTTTACATCCAGAACGAGAATTCCACCGGCTTCCACAACCCGGAAGAAGTGCTGCGCATTCTCAAGGATGCCAAGACCTTCCACGAGCAGGCGGATTCCCTGCTGCGCCAAGCCATGGCCCAGGCCGGGATCGAAGCGCCGGCGGTGGTCGATCTCGAACTGGACAAGTACCTTAACAACCGGGGAACGAAAAAAATCATGCACCGCCCCGAATGGGTCATTGTCGACCCCCTGCCGGAACGGCAGGAGTGATCCGCAACTTAAAAGCCGGCGGCGTGATGCCGCCGGCCCCTTGACCAAGGAGGTCGACGATGAAGATACCTTTTCGTAAATCGCTGGTGACACTGGGATTGTTCCTGATTCTGGGGATGGCGCTGGCGCCTGGTCGGGCTGCCGCCCACTGCGATGCCTACGATGGTCCGGTGATCGTCGCGGCGCGGGCCGCGCTCGAACAGGCGGAGGTGACGCCACTGCTCAAATGGGTCAAGGCCGAGGCCGAAGGGGAAATTCGCGAAGCCTTCGCCCAGACCCTGAAGGTGCGCGGGCTCGGCGAAGAGGCGCGGGAGCTGGCCGACCGCTACTTTTTCGAGACCCTGGTGCGCCTCCATCGTGCCGGCGAGGGCGCCCCCTACACCGGCCTCAAACCCGCCGGCCAGATCGCCCCGGTGGTCGCCAAGGCCGATCAGGCCCTGGCCCAGGGGAATATCGACGCCCTGGTCAAGGCGATTCTCCAGCACACCGAAGAGGGCATCCGCGAGCATTTCACCCACGCCCTGGAGACCGCCAAGCATGCCGACGAAAGTGTCGCCGCCGGGCGCGAGTACGTCGCGGCCTACGTGACCTATGTCCATTACGTGGAAGGAATCGCCCAGGTGGTGCACGGCGCGCCCCATCACGGCGAAGCCGCCGCACCGGCCACCGGACACGGCCACTGATCCACAAGATTCGGGTACGAATTTCGTCATCCAAAACAAGAACGGGCCGCCTCGCAAGGGGCGGCCCGTTCTTGTTTTGGTGATCCGTGGTTCAGGGGTCAGCGGCGCAGGTAGTCGTCGATTTCGCAGACCACCTCCCCGGCCGGATGGTGTTCATCATCCAGGGCTATCCAGACTTCAATACGGAAGATCATTTGCCGCCTCGGCGTGAAGCCCGTTGCCGTTTGGGTTGTTGCGAGCGCTGGTATTTTTCGAAAAGATTTTCTTTCGGCGCCAGCAGGTGTTCCAGGTCTTCGGCGTGATCGAGGAGATCCAGGGCGATGGCCCAGTGGCCGAGTTGTACCCGGTGGTCGCCGTTTTCCATTTTGCAGAGGGTGGGGATGCTCACGCCGATGCGTCCGGCAAAAACCCGCTGCGTTTCGTTGCGCCGCAAGCGTTCGTCACGCAACCGTTCGCCCAGGGCTTTCAGGATTTCCGCGAGATTTTCGGGAACGATCATGTCACACCTTATTGACAACAATAGTTTATATTATGCGTCTTAAAGGCATTTTATGCAAAATAAAATTTGTATTGATTTTTTGCACGGCAACAGCAACATAGAGATACCGGCGCACCGAGAGAACACTTTTCCATCCGGTGGAATCCGTCTTTTAGCTCTCTGTTCTCGGAGTCCGGCGCACTTTTCCGGGAGTTATTCCCCTCGCAGCAGGCGGGTGAAATCGTCGGCGGGGATCGGTTTGCTGAAGAAAAAGCCCTGGTAGGAATCGCAGCCGCAGCCAACGAGGAAGTCGAGCTGTTCGCGGGTTTCCACGCCTTCGGCGACGGCGGCGATGCGCAGGTTGTGGGCAATATCGACGATGCTGTTGACGACCGAGGCGCCGCTGGGGTCGATGACGACGTCGCGGATGAAGGAGCGGTCGATCTTCAGGCTGTCGACGGGGAAGCGGCGCAGGTAGTTGAGGCTCGAATAGCCGGTGCCGAAATCGTCGAGACTGAGTGAAATCCCTAGATCCTTGAGCCCTTGCATGGTCTGTTTGGCGCCGACCGGGTCATCCATGACCATGCTTTCGGTCAGTTCCAGTTCCAGTCGGTCGGCAGCCAGGCCGGTCTGGTACAGGGTCTTGCGCACCTGCTGGGGAAGATCCCCCTTGCGGAACTGGCGGGCCGAAAGGTTGACCGCCATACGCAGCTCTGGCAAGCCGGCCTTCTGCCAGGCGATCGCCTGCCGGCAGGCCTCGTCCAGCACCCAGGCGCCGATGGGGGTGATCAGGCCGGTTTCTTCGGCCAAGGGGATGAAATCGTCGGGGGAAATCATCCCCTTCTGCGGATGGAGCCAGCGCAGCAGCGCCTCGCAGCCGATCACCCGACCGCTGGCAAGATCGACCTGGGGCTGGTAGTGCAGGCAAAATTCCCGGCGTTCCAGAGCGTTGCGCAGACCGCCTTCCAGTTCCAGGGTCGCCAGCACCTTCTGGTTCATTTCGGTGGCGTAGTAAGAAAAGGTGCTGCTTTCCCGCTTCGACTGATACATGGCGGTGTCGGCGTTGCGGATCAGGGTGGCGACATCGAGGCCGTCGCGGGGGTAGAGGCTGATGCCGAGGCTGGCGGTGAGGGTGATTTCCCGCCCGTCGAGACGGTAGGGTTCGGCGAGCTGGCGCAGGATTTTGTTGGCGACCAGTCCCGCATCCTTGGTCCCCGCCAGTTCGGTAAGGAGCAGGACGAACTCGTCTCCGCCGAGGCGGGCTACGGTGTCCGCCTCGCGCACCGACTCCGCCAGTCGTCGCGCCACCTCGCAAAGTAGCCGGTCGCCGAAATCGTGGCCGAGGCTGTCGTTGATAAATTTAAAGCGATCGAGGTCGAGCAGCAGCACCGCCACCTGGCGTTCGGAGCGCTGCGCGTAGTGGATGGATTGTTCCAGGCGGTCGGAAAGGAGCGCCCGGTTGGCCAGGCCGGTCAGTTCGTCGTGGGTGGAGAGGTATTCGAGCTGCGCCTCGTAATCCTTGCGGTCGGAGATGTCCTCCTTGACCGCGACGAAGTGGGTGATGGCGCCGTCTGCGCCGAGTACCGGCGAGATCGACGCTAGCTCCCAGAAGCGGCTGCCGTTCTTGCGCCGGCTGCGAATCTCACCGTGCCACTCCTCACCGGAAGTGAGCCGATCGAGCAGGTCGCGATAAGCCTCCTCGGACATCCCCTCGGATTTGAGCAGGCTGGGGGTGCGGGCCTGGGCTTCTTCCAGGGTGTAGCCGGTGACGCGGGTGAATTTTGGGTTGACGTATTCCACGGTCCCGGCTGGGTCGGTGATGAGGACGGCGGCGGGACTCTGCTCCACGGCCAGGCTCAGTTTGCGCAACTCCTCCTCGGCAAGCTTGCGCTCGGTGATGTCGGTGGCGATCTCCATGCGCACCCAGCGCCCGTCGCTCCAGCGGATCGCCTGATCGCGGCATTCGTACCAGCGGCCGTCGCGGGTATTCTGAAACTCCCAGACCACGTTTTGCCCCGGCTTTTCGCTTCTGGGAAGTAGCTGATCGTTGGTACAGAAGGGGCAGGGGCCGGTCTGGTTCGTCTGCAGGGATTGCCAGCAGGTCTGTCCGGTGATGTCTCCCCAGATGGCGCGACCGTAGGCGTTGATGAAGAGGATTTCAAAGGTTTCGGGATCGGCGACGTAGATCAGCGAAGGGATGCTGTCCATGACAGCGGTCAGGCGCTCGCTGGTATCCCGAAGCTCCACTTCCATCCGTTCCCGATCCCGGCGTAAACGCCATTCCCGCAGCGCCCGGGCCGTCGTTTGCGGCATGGTCGCGAAGGTTTCCGGAGATTTCACCAGGTAGTCGATGGCCCCTGCCTTCATCGCTTCCACCGCCCGCGTTTCGTCGCCGTGGGCGGTCATGATCATCACCGGGAAAGGTTGGTCCACTCTTCCGTTGGAAAGGGCCTCGGTGGCCCGCCCGTCCGGCAGGTTGAGATCCATCAGTACGATGTCGGGGGAATCAAGAGCGATGGCCTGCCGATATTCGGCCAGGCTCCCTGCTCTAAGGATGCGTGTGTCGGGGGAAATTCGCGCAAAAGCCCGGGCAATGGCTTCGATGTGAGCCGTGTCGTCTTCGACAATCAGAACCTGTGACAGATCGACAGGCATGGGCGGAACCCTCTCTCTCAAATGGAGATTGTATGTCGCAGCGTGTTTGGGGAAGAGATCGTTCACGACGAGCTTTGCAAGTTTACCAATTTAATCTGTCACGGCCAACTCTGCAAAAGCGCATTCTTGAGAAAATCGTCGAAATAAGGCAGGGGGTCATGGCAGGGGTTTCCGATAGACGGTCGGCGCCACCTGCTTGACCGGCACGTCGCAGCCGTGCAGCGATTCCGAATGGCCGAGAAAAAGGTAGCCGCCCGGTCGCAGGTGGCGGCAGAACTTGCGTACCAGCTGTTCCTGGGTTTCCCGGTCGAAGTAGATGATGACGTTGCGGCAGAAGATGACATCCTGCATTTCATCCAGCCCGAAGGCGTCATCCATGAAGTTGAGGCGGCCAAAGGACACCATTTCCCGCGGCTCCGGGGCGATGCGCACGACAGGATTGCTGGGGTTTTTGCTTTTCAACAGATATTTGCGACGCAGCAACGGCGGAATCGGAGCGATGCGATCCAGATGATAGACGGCGCGCCGTGCCATATCGAGCACCCGGTCGGAAATGTCCGTGGCGAGGATCTGGGGGCGGGGGCAACGCCCCGGATGCTGTTCGCGGAATTCGCTCAGGACCATGGAGAGGGTGTAGGGTTCCTCGCCGGAAGAGCAACCGGCGCTCCAGATTTTCAGCTTGCCGCGCTCGGCGGTGCCGATTTTCAGGAGTTCGGGGATGGCGGTCTGGGTGAGGTAAGTGAAATGGTTCGGTTCGCGGAAGAAATCGGTCTTGTTGGTGGTCACCGCGTTGGTCAGATGCACCATCTCCTCAGCCAGACCCTGGTCGCTGAACAGATAGTCGCAATAGG
Above is a genomic segment from Desulfuromonas acetexigens containing:
- a CDS encoding CheR family methyltransferase → MLRPYGPTIEGTMNLQPRDFTRLSGFIYGELGIKMPSSKTTMLESRLAKRLRALKLDSYGAYCDYLFSDQGLAEEMVHLTNAVTTNKTDFFREPNHFTYLTQTAIPELLKIGTAERGKLKIWSAGCSSGEEPYTLSMVLSEFREQHPGRCPRPQILATDISDRVLDMARRAVYHLDRIAPIPPLLRRKYLLKSKNPSNPVVRIAPEPREMVSFGRLNFMDDAFGLDEMQDVIFCRNVIIYFDRETQEQLVRKFCRHLRPGGYLFLGHSESLHGCDVPVKQVAPTVYRKPLP
- a CDS encoding helix-turn-helix domain-containing protein, which produces MIVPENLAEILKALGERLRDERLRRNETQRVFAGRIGVSIPTLCKMENGDHRVQLGHWAIALDLLDHAEDLEHLLAPKENLFEKYQRSQQPKRQRASRRGGK
- a CDS encoding EAL domain-containing protein codes for the protein MPVDLSQVLIVEDDTAHIEAIARAFARISPDTRILRAGSLAEYRQAIALDSPDIVLMDLNLPDGRATEALSNGRVDQPFPVMIMTAHGDETRAVEAMKAGAIDYLVKSPETFATMPQTTARALREWRLRRDRERMEVELRDTSERLTAVMDSIPSLIYVADPETFEILFINAYGRAIWGDITGQTCWQSLQTNQTGPCPFCTNDQLLPRSEKPGQNVVWEFQNTRDGRWYECRDQAIRWSDGRWVRMEIATDITERKLAEEELRKLSLAVEQSPAAVLITDPAGTVEYVNPKFTRVTGYTLEEAQARTPSLLKSEGMSEEAYRDLLDRLTSGEEWHGEIRSRRKNGSRFWELASISPVLGADGAITHFVAVKEDISDRKDYEAQLEYLSTHDELTGLANRALLSDRLEQSIHYAQRSERQVAVLLLDLDRFKFINDSLGHDFGDRLLCEVARRLAESVREADTVARLGGDEFVLLLTELAGTKDAGLVANKILRQLAEPYRLDGREITLTASLGISLYPRDGLDVATLIRNADTAMYQSKRESSTFSYYATEMNQKVLATLELEGGLRNALERREFCLHYQPQVDLASGRVIGCEALLRWLHPQKGMISPDDFIPLAEETGLITPIGAWVLDEACRQAIAWQKAGLPELRMAVNLSARQFRKGDLPQQVRKTLYQTGLAADRLELELTESMVMDDPVGAKQTMQGLKDLGISLSLDDFGTGYSSLNYLRRFPVDSLKIDRSFIRDVVIDPSGASVVNSIVDIAHNLRIAAVAEGVETREQLDFLVGCGCDSYQGFFFSKPIPADDFTRLLRGE
- a CDS encoding HPP family protein: MQILWRRHVAIRRRLIRLPRRCRAPLWVSRPPLSARFAFWSFVSGTLGILAIAAVTELFGHPLLIGSFGASAVLLFGTPDSPLTQPRNLIGGHLISAAVAIVLVALFGSSPLTMALAVGLAIFFMNVTHTTHPPGGATALIGVQGAAGWSYIFVPVLTGALILLAVVLVTSNVVYHRRYPRYWL
- a CDS encoding ammonia-forming cytochrome c nitrite reductase subunit c552, with amino-acid sequence MKHRTIIPVVATLLLALLAAGCTKRDEAKTAAPAATETQVAATPAEPAPKVAPSPQLVVENLDLAAWKKDHPAQYQGWEATAEPNPVGKSKYKRGFDTDGIIYDKIDEYPYLAVLLNGIGYGFEFTEPRGHAYMIQDQLHVDPARVKAGGSCLSCKTPYAQVLQETLGEDYFKQSFAEVRGRIPEADQLQGVACVDCHRSSADPALRLARDFTLGQGLKAIGKDQAALTDQDLRSLVCAQCHVTYSMTKDAEMKTTGVIFPWQGSSWGGISIENIIAQLRSDPAYAEWTQTVTGFKLGIVRHAEFEVFSKGSPHWEAGVACADCHMPAEERDGKTVSDHRIMSPLKNDLKACAQCHEESPEELRAKVIAIQDEAASRLIRAGYATAGVAKLFERANAAQAEGKTLDAALYAQARTAYEDALYRVLYIQNENSTGFHNPEEVLRILKDAKTFHEQADSLLRQAMAQAGIEAPAVVDLELDKYLNNRGTKKIMHRPEWVIVDPLPERQE
- a CDS encoding DUF488 domain-containing protein — its product is MHPIHLRRVYDAPAAADGFRVLVDRLWPRGLAKEKLACDLWLKEIAPSPGLRRWFGHVPERWQEFRRRYIAELDQQPELVEQLREQARKTPVTLLFAARDETHNQAVVLKDYLEKMGSDQEG
- a CDS encoding diguanylate cyclase domain-containing protein, with the protein product MSLIEFVAVVEVLIGAGVMLAAILRSLRIRARVPDSLRGRWLLTVVLMFCFFGGYLLFVGSLAAGGRLPLELVTGTVFLGGAVFVIIFVHISDITLRETRKKGEDLEKEIAERDRREGEKLRYQEGFEVLDRCTRRLIATAADRDVFLRTLCEGLRELAHADLAIVPLDDGNDETFTYQAACGRNAEMVLHRTMPKNDGGLCGWVFHHAETLCIPDLHHDFRVKQDVARALGVTTGVTAPLFRGEQVAGGLSAFRAGDPFDQVDAELLTLFSQRVSIAFANMKLLEDLEQRVIARTAQLRENQARLTHLAHHDPLTDLPNRLLFEDRLKQAIAKARRAQETAALLFFDLDRFKEINDSLGHSVGDLVLCEVGRRLRNLVRESDTVARLGGDEFVIILEQVDGEEGVAEVARKVIQAMALPLSVAGREIALTGSIGISLYPDDGADVDALMKTADDAMYRAKALGRNNFQFYRRKSPV
- a CDS encoding DUF6448 family protein, which encodes MKIPFRKSLVTLGLFLILGMALAPGRAAAHCDAYDGPVIVAARAALEQAEVTPLLKWVKAEAEGEIREAFAQTLKVRGLGEEARELADRYFFETLVRLHRAGEGAPYTGLKPAGQIAPVVAKADQALAQGNIDALVKAILQHTEEGIREHFTHALETAKHADESVAAGREYVAAYVTYVHYVEGIAQVVHGAPHHGEAAAPATGHGH